Proteins from a genomic interval of Homalodisca vitripennis isolate AUS2020 unplaced genomic scaffold, UT_GWSS_2.1 ScUCBcl_14592;HRSCAF=25458, whole genome shotgun sequence:
- the LOC124375184 gene encoding LOW QUALITY PROTEIN: pyridoxal phosphate phosphatase PHOSPHO2-like (The sequence of the model RefSeq protein was modified relative to this genomic sequence to represent the inferred CDS: deleted 1 base in 1 codon), which yields MLRRRLLVAFDFDHTMVEENSDIVARKLIHVDLIPEKVRRLYQTSGWTQYMAEVFKLLYKNKVKKEMILGAMHNLTPTPNMQELLKWFKSGRAETIIISDSNSVFIEEWLQHKNLQECVKHVFTNPASFDEKGLLSIQPYQDQNWCDLSTRNLCKGYILETYLKERQTEGESFDAVVYVGDGQNDLCPALKLKENDFVFPRAGFQLENSLKDSTFQGKLAAKVYIWTSADEIRNNLESVL from the exons atgttgcGTCGACGTCTGCTTGTGGCATTTGACTTTGATCATACTATGGTAGAAGAGAATAGTGACATAGTCGCTCGTAAGCTGATCCATGTAGACTTGATACCTGAGAAAGTTCGTAGACTGTATCAGACAAGTGGGTGGACCCAGTACATGGCTGAAGTGTTCAAACtgttgtacaaaaataaagtaaagaaagaAATGATCCTTGGAGCAATGCACAACTTGACGCCCACACCAAACATGCAGGAGCTCCTCAAGTGGTTTAAAAGTGGAAGGGCA GAAACAATCATCATATCAGACTCAAATTCAGTGTTCATTGAAGAATGGTTGCAACATAAGAACCTCCAAGAATGCGTGAAACATGTTTTTACAAACCCGGCGAGTTTTGATGAAAAAGGTCTTCTCTCGATCCAACCATACCAGGATCAGAACTGGTGTGATTTGAGCACTCGAAATCTGTGTAAAGGTTACATTCTTGAAACTTATCTGAAGGAGAGACAAACTGAGGGAGAAAGTTTTGATGCTGTAGTGTACGTGGGAGATGGACAGAATGATTTGTGTCCTGCGCTCAAGTTGAAAGAAAATGACTTTGTGTTCCCCAGAGCAGGGTTTCAATTAGAAAATTCACTAAAAGACTCCACGTTTCAGGGTAAACTTGCTGCCAAAGTTTACATATGGACTTCAGCtgatgaaataagaaataatctAGAAAGCGTTTTATAA